A genomic stretch from Aedes albopictus strain Foshan chromosome 2, AalbF5, whole genome shotgun sequence includes:
- the LOC115254146 gene encoding uncharacterized protein LOC115254146 has translation MDYTHLTDEEVTYELALRHVVNLGPTTHRGKVLRLKALVQEEALRDNQPTSSAHVMSPQSNIEYCETQIQQLHISTEAAIRTADRAAISQCRTRLTHYRDRLRLINPPIELRELHGMLTMHVTVLLNKVNGTSVVSSVQRGEIEVNHTSSTGAIRRTNNEEEGAVGGMADATIPVGNNSNQESTPPPASQPPLMTSFSGGQGRGLVFSSSFRARDNEDGGETQPRQRNTSPPPPYLPRERETQSREVHELQSRIVEMQEREQRMHEEYCRMRDDLELLVRRERPAPERVDDRRIQKAVHNWPFKFRGEKDTTSLNVFLDRVETFARSEGMSDATLLSSIKHLLQEDAIDWYSRATSQNQLRTWDQFKREIRREFLPSGYSQILRLEASFRFQGREESFAKFYRDISALFRFVDPPIPDDEKFFLVKKNMNENYAAIVTAARPRSLEEMVEVCTGYDETRMLLNRQRRIPIPHSALLEPNFATPVVPSRPPPVQHHQQPQRFNRVHAVEVEEGAFEHEAAEEGPEDNWQHNIDELVEQVNALKLNIERRSARPSFAARDERQTRPTDRYNRTEADVLRAARQYTREAQTPAQQQRPQTASYQTRLPQQQQEQPQRAQGWHARQWMPSSDQSDNNRRSQRMLPEPARQREDRQIQQEEAPNGQRIAMLCWNCDEEGHRFMDCPKPQAILFCYRCGRKGYSLRSCFTCRMDAVNYQAENQQ, from the coding sequence ATGGACTACACACACTTAACAGACGAAGAGGTGACGTATGAGCTGGCTCTGCGTCACGTAGTAAATTTAGGACCCACTACCCACAGAGGGAAAGTCCTCCGTCTGAAGGCACTCGTCCAGGAGGAAGCCTTAAGAGATAACCAGCCCACTAGCTCAGCCCATGTAATGAGTCCACAGTCAAACATTGAATACTGTGAAACTCAAATACAGCAGCTGCACATAAGCACTGAAGCGGCCATTCGAACAGCCGATAGGGCTGCGATCAGTCAATGTCGAACGCGGCTGACCCACTATCGCGACAGATTACGTTTGATCAATCCTCCGATCGAATTGAGAGAGTTGCATGGAATGTTAACCATGCACGTGACTGTTTTACTCAACAAAGTGAATGGTACTAGTGTAGTGAGTAGTGTGCAACGCGGTGAGATCGAGGTGAATCATACTAGTTCAACGGGTGCCATAAGAAGAACCAACAACGAAGAGGAAGGAGCAGTCGGTGGAATGGCGGATGCCACAATTCCAGTGGGAAACAATTCAAATCAAGAATCCACACCACCGCCAGCATCACAGCCGCCTCTGATGACGTCATTCTCTGGTGGACAGGGACGAGGATTGGTGTTTTCGAGTTCGTTTCGAGCGCGAGACAACGAAGATGGAGGTGAAACACAGCCTAGACAACGGAACACCTCACCACCGCCTCCCTACCTTCCACGGGAGCGAGAAACACAATCACGAGAAGTTCACGAGCTGCAATCGAGAATAGTGGAGATGCAGGAAAGAGAGCAGCGGATGCACGAAGAATACTGTCGAATGCGGGACGATCTGGAGCTGCTAGTGCGTCGAGAACGACCAGCGCCGGAACGCGTGGATGATCGACGGATTCAGAAGGCCGTGCACAACTGGCCTTTCAAGTTTCGCGGCGAAAAGGACACGACGTCACTCAACGTGTTCCTAGATCGCGTGGAGACGTTCGCGAGATCGGAAGGCATGAGTGATGCCACACTTCTGAGTTCCATCAAGCATCTACTGCAGGAGGACGCCATCGACTGGTACTCACGAGCAACGTCGCAAAACCAGTTGCGGACCTGGGACCAGTTCAAGCGGGAGATCAGAAGGGAATTCCTGCCCAGCGGATACTCCCAAATTCTGCGTCTGGAAGCCAGCTTTCGATTTCAAGGAAGGGAGGAATCCTTTGCGAAGTTCTACCGAGACATCTCAGCGCTCTTCCGCTTCGTCGATCCACCCATTCCAGACGATGAAAAGTTCTTCCTGGTGAAGAAAAACATGAACGAGAACTACGCAGCCATCGTAACAGCAGCGAGGCCTCGTTCACTGGAAGAAATGGTGGAAGTCTGCACCGGATACGACGAGACGAGGATGCTTCTGAACAGACAGCGCAGGATTCCCATTCCGCACAGCGCGCTTCTGGAACCGAACTTCGCTACACCAGTAGTTCCTAGCAGACCACCACCGGTTCAGCATCACCAACAGCCACAGCGGTTCAACAGAGTTCACGCCGTGGAGGTAGAAGAAGGCGCATTCGAGCATGAAGCAGCGGAGGAAGGACCAGAAGACAATTGGCAGCACAACATCGACGAGCTGGTGGAGCAAGTCAACGCGTTGAAGTTGAACATTGAGCGGAGATCTGCGAGACCAAGCTTTGCCGCACGCGACGAAAGGCAGACAAGGCCAACGGATAGGTACAACCGGACAGAGGCTGACGTCCTGCGAGCAGCGCGGCAGTACACAAGAGAGGCGCAAACGCCGGCACAGCAGCAGCGGCCGCAAACCGCATCGTACCAGACTCGGCTACCACAACAACAGCAAGAACAGCCGCAAAGAGCACAGGGCTGGCATGCACGACAGTGGATGCCAAGCTCGGATCAGAGCGACAATAACCGAAGAAGCCAACGTATGCTGCCAGAACCAGCCAGGCAACGGGAAGATCGCCAAATACAACAGGAAGAAGCTCCGAACGGCCAACGAATAGCAATGCTTTGCTGGAACTGCGACGAGGAGGGTCACAGGTTCATGGACTGTCCGAAGCCGCAAGCCATCCTATTCTGCTACCGTTGTGGAAGGAAGGGCTACTCGTTGCGCAGTTGCTTCACGTGCCGCATGGACGCGGTAAACTACCAAGCGGAGAACCAGCAGTAG